The Streptomyces sp. WZ-12 genome segment TGACGGTCGCCGACGGCCGGATCCACGCCTCCGACGGCCCCACCCTCTACGCCCTGGACGCCGCGGACGGCGGCGAACGCTGGCGGCTGAGCAGCGAGGCGTGGATCTACGCCCTCGCCGCCGACCGCGGCACCGTCGTCACCAGCACCCGCGGCGGCGGCGTCCAGGCGCGGGAGGCCGCCAGCGGCGAGCTGCTGTGGGAACTGACCGGCGTCCAGACCGACTTCGAGAATCCCGAGACCGCGCCGGTGGTGCACGACGGCACGGTCTACGTCTGGGCCGACGCCCGGCTGAAGGCGCTCCAGGTGCGCACCGGCGCCGAACTCTGGTCGTATCCGGTGGGGGACGTGGCGTCCTGCAGCGGCGTCCCGATGCGGGTGCTGCCCGCGCCGGACGGCTCGGTGTACGTCGTCGCCGGCACCCGGGTGCTCGCCTTCGACGCCGCCCGCGGCGACGTCCGTTGGCACTTCGAGGCGCCCGCGGTCTTCCTGAGCCCGCCGGCCTTCGCGCCCGGACCGGCCGTCGCCGGCGGCGGGATCTATCTGGCCGACTACCTCGGCACGGTCTACGCCCTCGACGCGGCGGACGGCCGGGACCGCTGGCGGATCGCCACCGAGGCCCGCCAGTCCGCGGCCCCCGTCCTGGTTGCGCAGGGCGCCGTCCACCTGGGCAGCGGCAAGGCCCTCTACACCCTCGACGCGGTGACCGGCACCCCGCGCTGGCGCTTCCAGGCGGGCGCCGACATCGTGGGCTCCCCGGTCGTCGCCGAGGGCCGGGTGCACTTCGGGTCGGCCGACCACTGCCTCTACACCCTCGACGCGATGGGCGGGCAGTTGCGCTGGAAGCTGGCCACCGGCGGCGAGATCACCGGTTCGCCGGTGGCGGTCGGCGGGGTGGTCTACGCGTGCAGCAAGGACCGTTGCGTGTACGCGCTGGACGCCGCGAAGGGGACGGGGCAGGCGCGGCGCCCGTAGGACGGGGCGGGCGCCCAGGGCGCGTTCACCGGGGCTCGTCCGGCGGCGGTTGCGGCGGCCCGTGCGGTGGTGGGCCCTGCGGTGCCCCGGTGGGGCCGTGTTCCGCGTGGTCCGGCGGGAGTTGGCGGCCCCACTCCACGGGCGGGGTCGGTGGCTGCGGCCTGAGGGGCTGGGTGGTGGACCGCGGATCGTGCGGTGCCGGGTGCCACTCCTGGGCGGCCGGGCGGCCCGGGTCCCAGGGCTCGGGCGGTGGCGGGCGCAGGGGCTCGTCCTCGTAGCGGGGCACCCGTCGGGCGCGCCCGCGCATGATCAGGGCGCCCAGGATCAGCAGTGCGCCGCCGCCCAGGGCGTTGGCGACGCCGACGCCCAGTCCGTGCGTGCCGGCGGTGAGTTCGCCCGCGCGCTGGCCCTGGCGGACCATCCACAAGATGGTGAAACCCAGGACCACCAGCCCGGCGAGGGCGAGGAGCAACCGGGAGCGCAGCGCCACGCCGATCAGGGTCAGCAGCCCGGCGAAGACCATCGGGAGCACCAGGGAGCCGAAGAGCGTGGCGCCGTTGTCCGTGAGGCCGTTGAAGAGGTCCTCGATGCGGACGTCGCTGCCGTGACGGCCGTCGTACCAGGGACGGAAGGGGCTCCAGACGGCGGCCGTCGCTCCGATGAGGGCGATCAGGGAGCCGAGAACGTTGCGCACCACCGGCGTCGCCTCGCTTCGACTCGTCCCGTCGTCTCGCCCTCGTGACCGACGCTACGCCTGCCCGTCGACCCCCGCTAGACAAGCGGGCCCGCCTCCGGGCCGGCTCCGCTCAGGGGCCCGCACGGGCCGTCACCGGCACTTGCTAGGGTGCCGTGCACGCGTCAACCCCTTGGGGTGGCGCGGTGGGAACGTGACAACGGGGGATGGGCGAAGGACATGGCGCAGGGCACGCGTATGCGTACGGGCGGGACCATCGGGGGCCGGGTCGGCAAGGGGGTCAGGGCGGGTGTCGTCGCCGCGGTGGTGGCGGTCACGCTCGCCGGCGCCAGCGGCTGTGCGTTCAGCCGGCCCAAGCCGGCGCCGCTGCCGGACTGGGCGACGGCGTCGCCGTCCGCCAGTTACGACCCGGCGAACCCGACGCCCTCGTACACCCCGCCCGGCTACGACAGCTACTCGCCGTCGCCGACCCAGGAGACCTTCGACCCGGACGGGCGGTCCGACATCCGCGGCAGCGGCTGCGACTTCTCCGCCTCGACGCGCCAGTTCAGCTACACGGTCTCGATCACCAACCCGTCGAAGACCAGCACGTTCTCCTACGACATGCGGGTCGACTGGATGAAGGACCGGCCGGCGGACGGCTCGTCCTACGGGGTGCACCAGCGCAGCGTCGTGGTGGCGCCCGGTGCGACCGAGACGTACACCGCCAAGTACACGCTGAACCAGTCCTCTTGGCAGGCGTTCTGGTACACCTGCCAGATCACCCGGGCGCACAAGACCAAGATGTGAGGCCGGTGGCGGCCGGGCGCGGCCGGCGGCTCATCTGACGGGCGGCGGGTCGTCCCCGGTGGTGCGGGGGCGGGCGGTGAACAGGGCGCGTTGGCGCTCCGGCGGCAGGTTGCCGAGCGCGATCAGGTGCGGGGCGTGCGCCAACGCCCGGGAGCGGGTGGCCTCTTGGGCCGCCCACAGGGCCCGGACGGTGCCCTGGACGGCCTCGGTGGGCTGGGCGGCCAGCACCGCGGCGCGGCGCAGCGCGGTCTCGACCGCCGAGCCCGGCGCGGTCAGTTCGGAGACCAGCCCGACGGCGTGGGCGCGCCGGGCGCCGAGCCGTTCGGCGGTGCCCATCAGGGCGAGTCGGGCGATCTCCCCGTAGGGCATCCGCTGCGCCATGAGGACGGACTCGTAGGCGCTGACCATCCCGTAGGTGGTGTGCGGGTCGAAGAAGGTGGCGTCCTCGGCGGCGACGATGAACTCCGCCTCGCCGAGCAGGTAGAACGCGCCGCCGCAGGCCATGCCCTCGACCGCGGCGAGCACAGGTTTCCACAGGTCGTTGGATTTCGGGCCGATGGTGCGCAGCGGGTCGTCGAGGGAGAACGGGGAGGCGGGCTGGGGCACTTCGGCGGAGCGGTCGATGCCGGTGCAGAAGGCGCGGCCGCCGGCGCCGGTGAGCACGGCCGCCCGGACGGTGTCGTCGAAGCGGAACTCCCGCCAGGTGGCGACCAGTTCGGCGGCGGTGGCGAGGTCGAGGGCGTTGTGGCGGGCGGGTCGGTCCAGGGTGACCAGGGCGACCCCGCCGGTGATCTCCGTGCGGAGCCCGGTGGACGTCATGGGCGCTCCAGGACCCAGCGGGGGAGGGTGGGGCCACTGGGCGGGGTGTGGAAGACCGCCCGGACCGGGGCGCCGATCCGCAGCCGGGCCGGGTCGACGGAGTTCAGGGCGGCGTCCGGGGCGGTGACGAGGTTGCCCACCAGGCGGATCCGGGGGGCCTCGGCGAGCTCGACGACGATCGCGTTGTAGGGGGCCTGCGCGGCGTAGGCGGGCAGCAGCGGCGGGTGCGGCACGACGTAGGACCAGATCCGGCCGCGGCCGGACATCCGCTGCCAGTGGGCGGCGAACGACTGGCAGTGCGGGCAGCAGGGGCGGGGCGGGAAGCGCGGTTCGTCGCAGTCGGAGCAGGTCTGGACGCGGAGTTCGCCGCGGGCCGCGTACTCCCAGAACGGGGCGCCGTCGTCGTCGGGGACGGGATGCAGCAGGTCGGCGGTGGGGTCGGCGAGATCGGCGGGTCGATTGTCAGTGGCGGCTGGCACGCTTGTGTTCATGGGATCACGGACGGTGAGGGAAGCGGGGTCGGTCATGGAATCGCGGTCGGTTGCGGGGTCGTCGTTGGGCGCGGAATCGCGGGTGGTCGTGGGGTCGGTCCCGGCGGCGGTGGCGCCGCGCGGGGAGCGGTCTGCGCGCATCAGGTCTCAACTCCTCAGCAGCAGCGCGGAGGTGGGCACGCCCTCGCCCGCGGTGACGAGGCAGGTGGCGGCGTCCGGGACCTGCGCGGTGCTGGTGCCGCGCAGTTGCCGGACGCCCTCGGTGATGAGGTTGAAGCCGTGGACGTATGCCTCGGAGAGGCCGCCGCCGGCGGTGTTGAGGGGCAGGCGGCCGCCGCTCTCCAGGGCGCCGCCCTCGGTGAAGGCCGCGCCCTCGCCGCGTCCGCAGAAGCCGTAGCCCTCCAGGGAGAGGGGTATCAGGGGGGTGAACGCGTCATAGATCTGCGCCACGTCGACGTCCTGCGGTCCCAGGTCGGCGCCCTTCCACAGGTGGCGGGCGGCGGTCCAGGCCGGGCCGGTGAGCGGGTCGTCGTTCCAGTAGTTGACCATGCCGTGGTGCTGGGCGGGCAGCCCCTGGGCGGCGGCGTGGACGTAGACGGGTCGCTGGCGGCAGTCGCGGGCGCGCTCGGCGGCGACCACGACGCAGGCCAACGCACCGTCGGTCTCCAGGCAGTTGTCGAAGAGGCAGAGCGGTTCGCTGATCCAGCGCGCGGTCATGTACATCTCGCGGGTCAGCGGGCGGTCGTACATCATCGCGGCCGGGTTCTGGTTGGCGCGGTTGCGGCAGGCGA includes the following:
- a CDS encoding enoyl-CoA hydratase/isomerase family protein yields the protein MTSTGLRTEITGGVALVTLDRPARHNALDLATAAELVATWREFRFDDTVRAAVLTGAGGRAFCTGIDRSAEVPQPASPFSLDDPLRTIGPKSNDLWKPVLAAVEGMACGGAFYLLGEAEFIVAAEDATFFDPHTTYGMVSAYESVLMAQRMPYGEIARLALMGTAERLGARRAHAVGLVSELTAPGSAVETALRRAAVLAAQPTEAVQGTVRALWAAQEATRSRALAHAPHLIALGNLPPERQRALFTARPRTTGDDPPPVR
- a CDS encoding Zn-ribbon domain-containing OB-fold protein, whose amino-acid sequence is MNTSVPAATDNRPADLADPTADLLHPVPDDDGAPFWEYAARGELRVQTCSDCDEPRFPPRPCCPHCQSFAAHWQRMSGRGRIWSYVVPHPPLLPAYAAQAPYNAIVVELAEAPRIRLVGNLVTAPDAALNSVDPARLRIGAPVRAVFHTPPSGPTLPRWVLERP
- a CDS encoding lipid-transfer protein, whose protein sequence is MGATLKDATAIVGIGQTPFAKRLPESEKSLACRAIVAALDDAGIAPSEVDAFASYTMEETDEVEIAKSIGAGDVTHFSKVGYGGGGSCATVAHLAAAIATGQASVGVAWRSRKRGSGPRPWTNTRAQLPTPGQWTRPFGLLRPADEIGLLARRYMHEYGATRDHFFNVALACRNRANQNPAAMMYDRPLTREMYMTARWISEPLCLFDNCLETDGALACVVVAAERARDCRQRPVYVHAAAQGLPAQHHGMVNYWNDDPLTGPAWTAARHLWKGADLGPQDVDVAQIYDAFTPLIPLSLEGYGFCGRGEGAAFTEGGALESGGRLPLNTAGGGLSEAYVHGFNLITEGVRQLRGTSTAQVPDAATCLVTAGEGVPTSALLLRS